The following are from one region of the Entelurus aequoreus isolate RoL-2023_Sb linkage group LG17, RoL_Eaeq_v1.1, whole genome shotgun sequence genome:
- the LOC133632247 gene encoding zinc finger protein OZF-like — MRTHIDNKHSECSTKKRGKTCLSCSVCAESFTKKSSLTLHMRTHTGEKPFNCSVCGNSFSGNGSLTQHMRTHTGEKTFKCSVCGNSFSQNRKLTRHMRTHTGKKPFNCSVCDKSFFNKSILTQHIRTHRGEKPFNCSVCGKSFSQNSNLTQHMRTHTGEKTFKCSVCGKRFFNKSILTQHMRTHTGEKPFNCSVCGNSFSIKSILTRHMRTHTGEKTLKCSVCGKSFYFKSILTKHMRTHTGEKPFNCSVCGKSFSQNSNLTQHMRTHTGEKTFKCSVCGKRFFNKSILTQHMRTHTGEKPFNCSVCGNSFSIKSILTRHMRTHTGEKTLKCSVCGKSFYFKSILTKHMRTHTGEKPFSCSVCGKSFSIKSNLTPHMRTHTGEKTFKCSVCSKSFSFKSSLTKHMRTHTGEKPFNCSVCGNSFSQNSHLTRHMRTHTGEKTFTCSVCGKSFPHNSSLWRHMRTHAGEKPFSCSVCCKRFPHNADAVKHIRTHKGK; from the exons atgaggactcacattgacaacaaacactctgaatgctctacaaagaagagaggtaaaacatgtttgagctgctcagtttgtgctgaaagttttactaaaaagagcagtttgactctacacatgagaacacacacaggtgaaaaaccctttaattgttcagtttgtggcaacagcttttctggAAATGGCtcattgactcaacacatgagaacacacacaggtgaaaaaacatttaagtgttcagtttgtggcaacagcttttctcaaaatagaaagttgactcgacacatgagaacacacacaggtaaaaaaccctttaattgttcagtttgtgacaaaagcttttttaataagagcattttgactcaacacattAGAACGCACAGAGGTGAAAAACCCttcaattgttcagtttgtggcaaaagcttttctcaaaatagcaatttgactcaacacatgagaacgcacacaggtgaaaaaacatttaagtgttcagtttgtggcaaacgaTTTTTTAATAAGAgcattttgactcaacacatgagaacacacacaggtgaaaaaccctttaattgttcagtttgtggcaacagcttttctattaagagcattttgactcgacacatgagaacacacacaggtgaaaaaacattaaagtgttcagtttgtggcaaaagcttttattTTAAGAGcattttgactaaacacatgagaacacacacaggtgaaaaacccttcaattgttcagtttgtggcaaaagcttttctcaaaatagcaatttgactcaacacatgagaacgcacacaggtgaaaaaacatttaagtgttcagtttgtggcaaacgcTTTTTTAATAAGAgcattttgactcaacacatgagaacacacacaggtgaaaaaccctttaattgttcagtttgtggcaacagcttttctattaagagcattttgactcgacacatgagaacacacacaggtgaaaaaacattaaagtgttcagtttgtggcaaaagcttttattTTAAGAGcattttgactaaacacatgagaacacacacaggtgaaaaaccatttagttgttcagtttgtggcaaaagcttttctattAAGAGCAATTTGActccacacatgagaacacacacaggtgaaaaaacatttaagtgttcagtttgtagcaaaagcttttcttttaagagcagtttgactaaacacatgagaacacacacag gtgaaaaaccctttaattgttcagtttgtggcaacagcttttctcaaaatagccatttgactcgacacatgagaacacacacaggagaaaaaacatttacctgttcggtttgtggcaaaagctttcctCATAACAGCTCTTTgtggcgacacatgagaacacacgctggagaaaaaccatttagttgttcagtgtgctgtaaaaggttcccacataatgcagacgcagtaaaacacataagaacacacaagggaaaataa
- the LOC133632288 gene encoding THAP domain-containing protein 10-like: METAKKKAVVWNRCIAAGCSNTNTDGVTLFAFPKDDSQALRWNREVKRTRLDWTTHTKYSVLCSNHFERSCFEEGPLLRAEMGIATPRRLVLKKGAVPTIFNRPWPDISGSVTVSAPSASASTSSDHPTPSSSGQTVHMRSAFAKRERKRTIDQIMASTTTASVADAVDEPMAMALDLPDEEGDQDQGNTIEQGCQTNWVAIGTAPTAMTSSKSTRTGKIHHRSKEHQVTPEILERVRARPARVCEVPSSSVAAPSDSPEMQPNIATPGASGVQAKL, encoded by the exons atggagacagcaaagaagaaagctgtagtttGGAACCGGTGTattgcggccggctgcagcaacacaaacacagacgGTGTTACATTGTttgcattcccgaaagatgacagtcaagctttacgaTGGAACAGAGAggtcaagcgaacacggttggattggaccacacacacaaagtacagtgtattatgcagcaATCATTTCGAAAGATCgtgtttcgaagagggtcccttgctTAGGGCAGAGATGGGCATCGCCACCCCCCGTCGACTGGTGCTGAAGAAAGGGGCGGTGCCAACTATTTTCAACAGACCATGGCCAGACATCAGTGGCAGTGTCACTGTCAGTGCTCCCAGTGCCAGTGCTTCGACAAGTTCAGACCACCCCACCCCCTCCTCAAGTGGACAGACCGTgcacatgaggtctgcatttgccaaaagggaaaggaagagg acaatagatcagatcatggccagtacgactacggcatcagtggcggacgcggtggatgaaccaatggcaatggcactggatttgcctgatgaggagggcgatcaagatcag GGAAATACAATagaacaaggatgccagacgAACTGGGTAGCGATTGGGACAGCACCAACGGCAATGACTAGTAGCAAGAGCACCCGaacagggaaaatacatcatagatcaaagg aacaccaggtgaccccagagatcctcgagagggttagagctcggcCAGCCAGGGTTTGTGAAGTCCCATCGTCAAGTGTGgcagctccatctgacagccccgagatgcagCCCAACATAGCAACTCCAGGTGCGTCTGGAGTGCAAGCCAAGCTATGA